One Paenibacillus sp. SYP-B4298 genomic window, TCTTCTCCATCGCTTCGCTGATGGCATAATCCACGAAGGCCATAAACACTGTATTGTTAGGCCGCTTCGCCTGTTCAGGATCGTAATCCTTGTCCTTGGCCTCCGCCATCTGAGCTTGCGTAATCAGCCCTTGCTCGTACATCAGCTGCAGCACGACTGCTCGCCGCTCCTTCGATTTCTCCGGGTTGCTCAGCGGGTTGAATGAGCTCGGCGCCTTCGGAATGCCGGCCAGGGTGGCGATCTCCCACACCTCCAGGTCATTCAGGTTCTCCTTGCCGAAATATAGCTCTGCCGCGGCCTTGATGCCATAGGCTCGCTGACCGAAGAAGATGCGGTTCAGATACATCTCCAGAATTTCATCCTTGGAGAAATTGCGGTCCAGCGCCAGGGCGATCGATGCCTCTGTTGCCTTCCGCAAGATCGTCTTGTCATGGTTAAGAAACATATTTTTAGCGAGCTGCTGGGTAATCGTGCTTCCACCCTCCACAGCGCTGCGTGCGATAATATCCTTCACCACCGCCCGGCCGATCGAGATGAAATCCAGTCCCGAGTGCTCGCGGAAACGCTTGTCCTCAACAGAGACGAAGGCGTCAGCCACCAGCTTCGGAATCTCCGAATAGGTGACATACTCACGATTCTCATTGGTGAACAGCTTCATAATCTGGTTGCCTTCCCGGTCGTAGACGACCGAGGCTTCAGCGAAATTGAACTCGTCCTTGTTCTCCTTCAATATTTTCTCGCCATTGAGCGTGATGAGAAAATATCCGATAATGCCGCACAGCACAAACAATGCTCCGGTAAAGAACAGCCCCATAAAGATTCGGCGCGGGGTCACTTTGCGTTTCCCTTTTTTCTTCTTCGTCGTGGTTTTCTGTGGTGCTGGCCGCCGCGGTGATTGACGTTCTGCCATGAGCCGACTCCCTTCCTCTAGACGCCCGGAAGCGGCGCCTTTCTCTACTGCTATGACGTTAATTAAACAAACGATGCTCGGAATGAAAAGAACAACCCTCTGCCGCCCAGGGAACAGCCGACCTCCTATGTCGGTTGGTTGTTCGCTGGCGCATCAACGGTTGCTCTGCAGTCCGTTATTCTTTTAAACGCGCTACCCTAATAAAAAGTTTCAAAACTTGTCGCTGTGAGGTCAGTCGTTACTGCCGGAATCCTGCATTAGCGACACATTGCGCTGTGGGGTAAAGGTCGAGATCGCATGCTTGTAAACCATCTGTTGGCGGCCTTCGCTGTCAATGACGATCGTAAAGTTGTCGAATGCTCTGATGACACCGCGAATCTGGAAGCCGTTGGTCAAATAAACGGTAACCGGGACACTATCTTTTCGCAGTTGATTGAGAAATGTATCTTGAATGTTGATCGATTTGTTCATTAACCGTTACCCCCAATTATAGATAGGATTGATTAGATTTATATTCGCGCTGCTCCTTGAACTTTCCTGCTATTATATCATGAATAATTTGCAGGGCGTCATTAAAATTTTGTAACCTGTCCAGCTCCACCCACTGAATATCCTGCATATGTCTGAACCAGGACAACTGGCGCTTGGCAAAATGGCGCGTATCCCGCTTGAGCAGATACACCGCCTGCTCCAGCGTATACTCGCCCCGCAAATACGGAACCAGCTCCTTGTAGCCAAGACCCTGCATCGAAATGGCCGTATCTGGCACGCCAGCCGCCAGCAGCCGCTCCACCTCGGCAAGCAGTCCCTGCTCCATCATGAGATCGACACGCTGATCGACACGCTCATACAAATAGCTGCGCTCCGTGTTCAATCCAATGACGCACAGCTCGTATGGCGACGTCTTCTCCTGCCTGCGGGACTGGTCAGCCATCACTGCTCCGGTGAGCTTATAAATCTCCAGCGCGCGGATGACCCGCCGCACATCATTGGGGTGCAGCCGCTTGCCCGCCTCGGGATCGACTGCGCACAGCCGCCTGTGCAGCTCCTCATTGCCCTGCTGCTGTGCAAGCTGCTGCAGCTCCTCCCGGTAGGCCTCATCAGAGCCGACCTCGGAGAATTGGTAGTTGTAGCAGATCGACTCGACATACAGCCCGGTGCCGCCCACAATGAAAGGCAGCTTGCCGCGCGCATGAATCTCCGGTATCAGCTCCTGACAGCGGCTCTGAAACTCAGCCACAGAGAACGGGTACTCCGGCTCGCAAATATCAATTAAATGATGGGGGATGCCCTCCCGCTCCGCTGGCGGGAGCTTCGCTGTGCCAACATCCATCCCTCTATATACCTGCATCGAGTCGCCGGATATAATCTCGGCGTTCCATGCTTTGGCAATCTCCAGGCTATAGGCGGTCTTGCCGACGGCTGTCGGGCCGACCAGCACCAGCAGCCTGGGCTTGTCCGTCATCTGCTGTTCTGTGGTCACGTTGCTATCACTCCATACGCAATTTTCGATGTGCTGGCCTGCACCTGCTCAAAGCCAAGACGAGCAAACTCTCCGCTCCAGCGGTGCTCCTTGAGCACGACAGCCTTGCGTGCCACCCGCACCGCCTCTGCAACGGAGGATGCGGATAGCTCACTATGATTCGCGAGCTGACGCAGCGGCTGCAGGGCGCTGGATTCCTGGATCGGCCGGCGGAACATCGGATCAAAATATACGATGTCGTAGCTGTTGTCCGGCAGGGACGCAAGGCGCTCGGCATGGTTCGCCGCGATCAGCTCGATGCGCCGCATCGCCTCATTGACATCAGCGATCCCGGTATCATACCGAAGCAGTCCGTCGCGGACAAGTGCTGCCAATACGGGCTCGCTCTCCAGCGCTGTGACACGACCCTGCGCCCCGACAGCAAAGGAAAAGACCAGCGAGTCCGCGCCGAGGCCAGCCGTGCAATCCAGCACTTCATCTCCAGGAGCGCAGCGGCTGGCGACCAGCATCGGATCATGCTCGCCGCTGATCAACCGCTTGATGCGAATAAGCGCCATGCTCGGATGAAAATAGAGCGGCTGCTCCTCCCCCTCATAATACCGCAGGTTATGGCTCGTCACCACCAGCAGCCGTTCTTCGCCCAAGCGCCGGCCGATGCGCCGCAGCGAATGCTGCCCACGATGCACATAGACCGCGGACAGCTCCGCAGCGAGCCGCTTCGCCTGCTCCACGGTCTGGCTGACCGGCGCTTCCGATGTTGTTACAATCATTACATCACCCGCTTAAACATTTTTTCCAGTTGGTAGGTCGATAGGTGCACCACAATCGGCCTTCCGTGTGGACATGTATATGGCTGATTGCAAGCAGCAAGCCGTGTAATCAACGCCTCGCCCTCCTCGCGAGTAAGCCGCTGATTGGCCTTAATCGATGCCTTGCAGGAGCAGAGGATAGCCGACTTCTCCCGCAGCTTGCCGACGTCAACCGCACGCTTCTCGGCCAAAATCCACTCCGCGATCTCCTCGATGACCTCCAGCTCGTCTCCCTTGGGCAGCCATTGCGGATGCGAGCGGACGAGAAAGGCATTCGTACCGAAGGGCTCGATCTCCAGCCCCGCCTGTGCAAACAGCTCCAGACGCCCGCGAAGCTGCTCCGCCTCCACGGTCGTGAACTCCAGCGTATGGGGCACGAGCAACTGCTGGCTAGCCTCCTCGGGCTGGCCAAACTTATGATAATAATACTCATAATGAATTCGCTCATGAGCCGCATGCTGGTCGATCAGATACATGCCGGATTCATTCTGCGCAACGAGATAGGTACCGTGAAGCTGCCCTACCCAGGACAGCTCCGGGAACGCGGACGCATTGGCATTGGACGCGCGTGTCGGCTCAGATGCCCTGCCTGTGCCTGTCATACCGGTGCCAGGCGAGCTGCCTCGCGCCGAGTCAACGGCCTGTGAGCCACCCGCCGCACGCGCTCCCGCTGTGTCCTGAGACAGCTCCATGCTGCTGTTCGGCTGACTTCCGCCTGACTGATGCCCCCCATGTGTGCCGTCCGCTCTGAGCCAGTCATCCGCCCGCCTGGCCGTCTCAGCGGTAGCCGCTATGCTGCCAGTTGCCGAATCGGTCTGAGCAATCCAGGCGTCCGCTGATGCTGGGGGCCGAGCGGCCGAGACCTCTCCCCCCGCCGCAAAGCCAGGCTCATGCCCCGGATTGACCGTCTTGCTGCCATCCGCTACTGCATTGCCGTCTAAGCCGCCTGCTCCGTCTGCGCGTTCACGCAGCTCCGCTCCCGCAGCCAGGAGCGGGGAAGGCTTGTACAGCTTCTCTGCCGCTCCGGCTGGTATAGCAGGCCCCGCGCCTTGTCCAGATTCGCCAAATGCCAGGGAGCCTCTCTGGCGCTCCTTCGTGGACGCTGAATCTGCATCTGGCCGAAAGAACGAAATCTGCTGCTGCACGTAGGCAGGCTTGTCACGCTCCGTCTGTACAGTTGCAGACGGAATATGGACATAGCCCGACAGCGCCTCGCGCACGGACTGCTGGACAAACTCCTTCAGCTCCGCCTCCTTGCTGAATCTCACCTCCATCTTCGATGGATGGACATTCACATCGACAAGCGACGGGTGCATGCCAATCTCCAGCACCGTGAGCGGAAAACGGTTAATCGGCAGCAGCGTATGAAACGCCTGCAGAATCGATTGATTCAAGATGAAGCTGCGGATGTAGCGACCATTGACGATCGTCGTCATCCCGTTCCGGTTCGCTCTGGTCTGCTCGGGCTTGGATACATAGCCA contains:
- the hfq gene encoding RNA chaperone Hfq, producing MNKSINIQDTFLNQLRKDSVPVTVYLTNGFQIRGVIRAFDNFTIVIDSEGRQQMVYKHAISTFTPQRNVSLMQDSGSND
- the miaA gene encoding tRNA (adenosine(37)-N6)-dimethylallyltransferase MiaA, with the protein product MTDKPRLLVLVGPTAVGKTAYSLEIAKAWNAEIISGDSMQVYRGMDVGTAKLPPAEREGIPHHLIDICEPEYPFSVAEFQSRCQELIPEIHARGKLPFIVGGTGLYVESICYNYQFSEVGSDEAYREELQQLAQQQGNEELHRRLCAVDPEAGKRLHPNDVRRVIRALEIYKLTGAVMADQSRRQEKTSPYELCVIGLNTERSYLYERVDQRVDLMMEQGLLAEVERLLAAGVPDTAISMQGLGYKELVPYLRGEYTLEQAVYLLKRDTRHFAKRQLSWFRHMQDIQWVELDRLQNFNDALQIIHDIIAGKFKEQREYKSNQSYL
- a CDS encoding class I SAM-dependent methyltransferase → MIVTTSEAPVSQTVEQAKRLAAELSAVYVHRGQHSLRRIGRRLGEERLLVVTSHNLRYYEGEEQPLYFHPSMALIRIKRLISGEHDPMLVASRCAPGDEVLDCTAGLGADSLVFSFAVGAQGRVTALESEPVLAALVRDGLLRYDTGIADVNEAMRRIELIAANHAERLASLPDNSYDIVYFDPMFRRPIQESSALQPLRQLANHSELSASSVAEAVRVARKAVVLKEHRWSGEFARLGFEQVQASTSKIAYGVIAT
- the mutL gene encoding DNA mismatch repair endonuclease MutL; protein product: MAKIHVLDEQLANQIAAGEVVERPSSVVKELVENAVDAGSTTIDVAIEEGGLTFIRVRDNGAGIEADDLELAFLRHATSKLLDSRDLFRIASLGFRGEALPSIAAVAKVECVTAADDSGLGVKLLVEGGKVVSREAAASRQGTEMIVRDLFYNTPARLKYMKSIQTELGHISDYMYRLAMAHPGIAFTLKHNGTSLLRTLGNGDRLQVIAAVYGTTMARAMLPVAGEHPDYTLRGYVSKPEQTRANRNGMTTIVNGRYIRSFILNQSILQAFHTLLPINRFPLTVLEIGMHPSLVDVNVHPSKMEVRFSKEAELKEFVQQSVREALSGYVHIPSATVQTERDKPAYVQQQISFFRPDADSASTKERQRGSLAFGESGQGAGPAIPAGAAEKLYKPSPLLAAGAELRERADGAGGLDGNAVADGSKTVNPGHEPGFAAGGEVSAARPPASADAWIAQTDSATGSIAATAETARRADDWLRADGTHGGHQSGGSQPNSSMELSQDTAGARAAGGSQAVDSARGSSPGTGMTGTGRASEPTRASNANASAFPELSWVGQLHGTYLVAQNESGMYLIDQHAAHERIHYEYYYHKFGQPEEASQQLLVPHTLEFTTVEAEQLRGRLELFAQAGLEIEPFGTNAFLVRSHPQWLPKGDELEVIEEIAEWILAEKRAVDVGKLREKSAILCSCKASIKANQRLTREEGEALITRLAACNQPYTCPHGRPIVVHLSTYQLEKMFKRVM